One Papaver somniferum cultivar HN1 chromosome 10, ASM357369v1, whole genome shotgun sequence genomic window carries:
- the LOC113318871 gene encoding probable serine/threonine-protein kinase PBL7 — MLSGLEHSNIGKQIGYHDKGSVLFIVYELMPSQSLDLHLYEHEIGKKPLDWKTRMKIAEGVAKALKYLHDQKDPPIIYGDLRPSNILIDEKFNPKLSNFSTAKPGPAWNCRGASGKVMGTLGYGPPEHVMTGMLTRECDIYRLGVVLLELITGRKAIQKNLASRERAVVLWARPFLETKNFSQIADPVLGGCYPREGLAAALTVAEMCIQEDASKRPPIAKIVTLLSDVLSKDEGESWDKKEA, encoded by the exons ATGCTCAGCGGACTTGAGCATTCTAACATCGGCAAGCAGATTGGCTACCATGATAAAGGGAGCGTTCTATTTATCGTTTATGAGCTAATGCCGTCACAGTCGCTGGATCTTCATTTATATG AGCATGAAATCGGCAAGAAGCCTCTAGACTGGAAGACCAGGATGAAGATAGCAGAGGGTGTTGCCAAGGCTTTAAAGTATTTGCATGATCAAAAGGATCCTCCTATAATCTATGGAGACCTTAGACCATCTAATattttaatcgatgaaaaattTAATCCGAAGCTGTCCAATTTTAGTACTGCAAAACCTGGTCCTGCTTGGAATTGCCGCGGTGCTTCTGGAAAGGTGATGGGCACATTAGGTTATGGTCCTCCAGAACACGTTATGACCGGCATGCTCACTAGGGAATGTGATATCTACAGATTAGGTGTTGTTTTGCTCGAATTGATCACTGGGCGGAAGGCAATTCAAAAAAACCTGGCTTCTCGAGAGCGCGCTGTTGTTTTATGG GCACGACCATTTCTTGAGACTAAAAACTTCTCACAGATTGCTGACCCAGTCTTGGGAGGATGTTATCCAAGAGAAGGACTTGCTGCAGCTCTTACTGTCGCCGAAATGTGTATACAAGAAGATGCTAGCAAGAGACCTCCTATAGCAAAAATTGTGACTCTTCTTTCAGATGTACTCTCAAAAGATGAAGGTGAATCATGGGATAAAAAAGAAGCTTGA